The Electrophorus electricus isolate fEleEle1 chromosome 8, fEleEle1.pri, whole genome shotgun sequence genome contains the following window.
attgtacttTGTTTTTTGCCTTCATTTGTCTTAATATTCTCTGAAAAATATGGGTCAATATTACCTCCAAAGActtcatatacagtatacatacactcAAATAGGTAAAAATTGAACCCTTCTAAGTTTTCCTGTTTCATCTAAGAAACATCATATCACAAAGGTTTATCCTATCcttgttgcttagcaacaagCAGCAGGGAGCAAATAGAAGAATCACAAACTCACTTGTATTGTCTcacagctctctgtctctcaggtcTTAGCAATACACCAAGTTCCCCTTGCTATGAGCCTCACACCCTACATCACGTCTTACTATAAGCCTTCTCCACATTCCTTTTCTTCACATTATCCTTCAAACTCTAAGCTTTGTTCTGTCTTCCTTATGGCATGTATCTCTTATAAAAGAGCACATGCATCTTTACTTTTTTTCATAACCCtttcctcattttcttctcCTGCAGTAGTCCTTCACACAGTGACTTCATTCTTACTCCCTGTGCGCAGTGCCTGGCTgcccacccctcctcctccccctcctcctcctgggaggAAGTGCAGCTGTTCGATAGTGTTCTGTCGCTTTGTGGCAAAAGCCATCCTGCGGGCACTGTGGCCCATCGTTCCAGCACCACCCCCAGAGctgtgcccctccccccagcttGGAGCACTAGCCCCATGGCCAGCTGACATAGCTACGACACTACGCTCCTGTTCACGGCCAGAGCTCGGGTTCGAGTTCATCTTTATCATGTGGTGGCGGTCAAGTGAgggggtcacacacacattctgctgaGACTGCGCTTTCTTGTGGTGGTTGAGATGAGACATGGTAGACATTATCCCCAGTCCATAGTCACCCATTCCTCCCCCAATCATTCTCTCCTCTAGGCGATCAGGTGACACCAGGAGGCGTTCATGGGACTTCCGGTGTGTCTGGGAATTGGTATTCATGCTGGTGGCAATGGCTTTGTAGTACTGGTGCTGCTGGTTCTTGGAGAGGTAAGAGAGAGTGTTTCCCTCTCCCAGGGCCAGAAGATGGTCTTGAGACATCACTCGTCGTGGTGGCTTGCTTGTTGTCTCGAAAGTGTGGTTGTATGGTGACTGGGGTAAGGGGTAAGGGTTTGGTGTGGAGGTAGAAATAGGTGCATGTATTCGGGGACGGGATGAGTTCAGAGGAAGCGTGCCCCTTGACCCTACAGTATAGTCACCTCCCCAGTGCAGGTGATGCTGGGAGGAATGGAAGGATGGTGAGGTGTTGTTGGGTCGTCTCTTCGAGGTATAATAACCTGTGTAATCGTCCaactctttctctgtgtttaggtggaaaaaatattgaaagaaaAATAGCAGAATTGCAAAATATTGCAGAGTGAGATACACATGTAGTGAATTAATCCATCGAAATGGTCAACCAATGTACATAATGTCTagaatgttttgtctttttctaaCTAATTATGTCACAACaatgcattcattttcagttctgaaaactatctgtagaaaaaaaaaacttgaagtAAAGGTTCAGCATTAAATAAGATTTCTAGTTATAATTTTGCATTATCTCAAATATAATCAATATTCAAAAGCATGACTGTCATCCAGTGTTTCCTTTATTAGTTAAGAACCTGCACCACATTTGGCTAGCAAGTTTTTAATCCAAAATACTTCCAGTAAATAAAAATCTTCACTTACTTGCCTCACACCAAATCCAGTTTTTATGGAATGtaacatatattttttatgtgGCTTAGGACAAAacctatttttaaaacttttttcttGTAGCTGAACTGGTAGGCAGAGCAATGAGTTGACATCACCAAAGTCATTGGTTTGATTCCTAACAGAGCATAATATCTGCCATACTAATGGAAATTAATTTTAGATTAGAGCATCTGCCAAAATTGTACCAGATACCTGAGTTATGTTGATGATAATATAGCATAGCtttgaatttaaatttataCGTACATGCTAtcaatgctattttaaatgtaatttgaaataaataatgagaatgtatttacaaaatgtttggAGTTTCCATTACTTGCTATCTACAGTAGCTTCGTCGCTCAGTGCAAAACTAATAAAAGAAACATCAGAGATCAAAGTCTGGGAAGACAGACTACAATTATGTGTATGTGGAGAATTATGTAAATttgattgtttgtgttttaaaccaGTCCTTTAGCCACATGCATGACACTAGGCAGAATAGACATTATTACAAGCAAGAGCCCAGTCAAAGTCTTTAACTGAATCAgtttcagtatttttatttgtgattaCAGAGCCATTTGAAACTAAAATAGCTGTGATGCAAAGTTGGATAAAAGATTATCTACCTTTCTGAAAGGTTACATGTAATTCTGGATTTCTACTTGTTTTTACTTTAGGAATCCAGAATTATGAGCATTTCACTTCTCCTACAAACTCGTACtttatttgcaatatatttatcGAACTTAGTGTTCTTAGCATATCAAAAGCTTACACTCATCTGACAGCATGTATGCTGTACTTTTCATGCTCTCAATCATAAGATACtcaaaaagcagcagcagtaggACCTCAGTGGCAGTTCCTCATCACAtgcacccctccaccccaaacacacacactcacctagtCTCTTGAGGGAGCAGTATCTGTTAATCTCAGGTTTCATAACAGCCTCATATGATGGTGGAAGTTGGGCCAGGTTGTGGAAGGAGTGAGACAAAGTTGGATGAGGGCTTGCATTTATGTTTTTGCTGGAAAGCAGAGTTCCAGTCGAGACCAGCTGGGCATTGTTCATCCTTGGTACACGCTCTAAAAGAAAATAGAACAGATTGTATATAAACCACCAAGAGGTGCTGGTGAACCCATAACTCTATCAGCCAAAGAGCATGAGGGTTTAACAGAAACTGAATCTAAAATATCAACCAGTCCCTTACCAGACCCCCAAGGGTAATGTTTAGATAGACATCCTGCAATAGGTATTTAGTAGCCTCATTGTATTACAATGCAGAGGTGCACCCTAAATCTGGGGTTTGGACCCCTCCACTGCTGGGGATCcgtaagggttagggttgagaCTAGGGTTAGAGTTGAGACTAGGGTTAGAGTTGAGAGTAGGGTTAGTGTTGAGACTAGGGTCAGGGTTgagactagggttagggttgagaCTAGGGTCAGGGTTGAGATTAGGGTCAGGGTTgagactagggttagggttgagaCTAGACTAAATCTCAATGTCATTGGGTTGTAAAGATCACAGGGTCCTTCTTTGATAGTAAAGTGATATACTAGCCAGTCCTGAATGTTCATGGTTGCAACACAGAGCATGTTTAGCATTTCCCTCTGactgtgcagatgcactcattGATTTGTGGCTGTTATAATACGAAAATATATATTGACAAGTTTCATACCCATTAGCAGGGATTTACTTTACCAGAATGATGGCATATGGAAAAACTAACTTTTACAAAATAACACTAGTagtcaaagaaaataaaatgtgtttaaacatttatagaactttaaatattgatatttaCGGCACTACCACAATACATTTAGCAACTTacagaaatgaacacagaaTGTAACAACTGCATAAACATAATATTATAACAATGATCCAAAGTCACAGCATAGCAAAGTATACCTgatttattctaaaatgttttaaatgttttaagcattttttaatgtaagGGCTCATCCTTAAATATTTATCCAAGGCTTGTTTATACAAGGGTTGattcttaaataaaaatgtgaggATGAAAAGCCAGTCTGTCATATGACACTTTTTTCTCTCAAACGACCATGC
Protein-coding sequences here:
- the shisa7b gene encoding protein shisa-7, whose protein sequence is MPSAAILFFFVLLDYMVFAVAITSERRLANGGPLLLLLKRRGDAVQPPTLEGGIKEAAAMAVEPEVAEIPPMPLPQIMLPRNMTADALKPPLGAAQVAPPPRRLVDVDVCRGYYDVMGQFDITFNCTKGTYIYCCGTCHYRFCCEHQRNRLDQDSCTNYKSPIWANTQVPATQPPSRSDPDFDPLQQQSNNTAYVIGGVISFTLAVAIGVRVAFHKISRRPRNRDINMPRALVDILRHQSSPVQQGERNNSTVLTSTTGERTLAQQSKNLYMPILQSKDNRIGKHNLIQSGSSPKHTATIERVPRMNNAQLVSTGTLLSSKNINASPHPTLSHSFHNLAQLPPSYEAVMKPEINRYCSLKRLEKELDDYTGYYTSKRRPNNTSPSFHSSQHHLHWGGDYTVGSRGTLPLNSSRPRIHAPISTSTPNPYPLPQSPYNHTFETTSKPPRRVMSQDHLLALGEGNTLSYLSKNQQHQYYKAIATSMNTNSQTHRKSHERLLVSPDRLEERMIGGGMGDYGLGIMSTMSHLNHHKKAQSQQNVCVTPSLDRHHMIKMNSNPSSGREQERSVVAMSAGHGASAPSWGEGHSSGGGAGTMGHSARRMAFATKRQNTIEQLHFLPGGGGGGGGVGSQALRTGSKNEVTV